The following proteins are co-located in the Chaetodon trifascialis isolate fChaTrf1 chromosome 14, fChaTrf1.hap1, whole genome shotgun sequence genome:
- the zfyve21 gene encoding zinc finger FYVE domain-containing protein 21 isoform X1 codes for MSSVPDGKKLVRSPSGLRMVPENGAFNSPFSLDEPQWVPDKECPRCMQCDTKFDFIRRKHHCRRCGRCFCDKCCSKKVVLPRMCFVDPVRQCAECSLVSQKETEFYDKQLKVLLGGGTFVVTVGTSEKSETMTCRLSNNHRYLFLDGESHFEVELSRISSMQILTDGTSPGENDVHTYTSLLDSHCISEGGTSRASGMLLHYKPMGSQDVQQLRMEAADDKKVASLWLAAMHKAAKLLYEARDQ; via the exons atgtcttcagtgcctgatggAAAGAAACTCGTCCGGAGCCCCAGCGGCCTTCGCATGGTGCCGGAAAACGGCGCCTTTAACAGCCCCTTCTCCCTGGACGAGCCGCAGTGGGTCCCGGACAAAGAG TGCCCGAGATGTATGCAGTGCGACACCAAGTTCGACTTCATCAGAAGAAAG CATCACTGCCGGCGGTGCGGCCGCTGCTTCTGCGATAAGTGCTGCAGTAAGAAGGTGGTGCTGCCCCGCATGTGCTTCGTCGACCCGGTGCGGCAGTGCGCCGAGTGCAGCCTGGTCTCCCAGAAAGAGACCGAGTTCTACGAcaagcagctcaaagtgcttctgGGAG GCGGAACCTTCGTCGTCACCGTGGGAACATCAGAGAAGTCCGAAACCATGACGTGTCGCCTCTCCAACAACCACag GTATCTGTTCCTGGACGGGGAAAGCCACTTCGAGGTGGAGCTGTCTCGGATCTCCAGCATGCAGATTCTGACGGACGGGACGAGTCCAGGAG AGAACGACGTTCACACTTACACCAGCTTGCTGGACAGTCACTGTATCTCTGAAG ggggGACGTCGCGGGCCAGCGGCATGCTGCTCCACTACAAGCCGATGGGCTCGCAGGACGTCCAGCAGCTCCGCATGGAGGCGGCGGACGACAAGAAGGTGGCTTCGTTATGGCTGGCTGCGATGCACAAg GCGGCCAAACTGCTGTATGAAGCCCGGGACCAGTGA
- the zfyve21 gene encoding zinc finger FYVE domain-containing protein 21 isoform X2: protein MSSVPDGKKLVRSPSGLRMVPENGAFNSPFSLDEPQWVPDKECPRCMQCDTKFDFIRRKHHCRRCGRCFCDKCCSKKVVLPRMCFVDPVRQCAECSLVSQKETEFYDKQLKVLLGGGTFVVTVGTSEKSETMTCRLSNNHRYLFLDGESHFEVELSRISSMQILTDGTSPGGGTSRASGMLLHYKPMGSQDVQQLRMEAADDKKVASLWLAAMHKAAKLLYEARDQ from the exons atgtcttcagtgcctgatggAAAGAAACTCGTCCGGAGCCCCAGCGGCCTTCGCATGGTGCCGGAAAACGGCGCCTTTAACAGCCCCTTCTCCCTGGACGAGCCGCAGTGGGTCCCGGACAAAGAG TGCCCGAGATGTATGCAGTGCGACACCAAGTTCGACTTCATCAGAAGAAAG CATCACTGCCGGCGGTGCGGCCGCTGCTTCTGCGATAAGTGCTGCAGTAAGAAGGTGGTGCTGCCCCGCATGTGCTTCGTCGACCCGGTGCGGCAGTGCGCCGAGTGCAGCCTGGTCTCCCAGAAAGAGACCGAGTTCTACGAcaagcagctcaaagtgcttctgGGAG GCGGAACCTTCGTCGTCACCGTGGGAACATCAGAGAAGTCCGAAACCATGACGTGTCGCCTCTCCAACAACCACag GTATCTGTTCCTGGACGGGGAAAGCCACTTCGAGGTGGAGCTGTCTCGGATCTCCAGCATGCAGATTCTGACGGACGGGACGAGTCCAGGAG ggggGACGTCGCGGGCCAGCGGCATGCTGCTCCACTACAAGCCGATGGGCTCGCAGGACGTCCAGCAGCTCCGCATGGAGGCGGCGGACGACAAGAAGGTGGCTTCGTTATGGCTGGCTGCGATGCACAAg GCGGCCAAACTGCTGTATGAAGCCCGGGACCAGTGA